TGAGGGAGAGCGTTTACAAGCCGGACGAGAACGACGTCTTCCACCTTGAGCAGAAGTTCTACGGCATAAGGGCCGCGTTCCCGACCAGCTCCGGTGGACTTCACCCGGGCAACCTGCCGATGGTCTTCGACGCCCTCGGGACCGACATAGTTATCCAGCTCGGAGGCGGAACCCTCGGCCACCCGGACGGGCCGGCGGCTGGAGCGAGGGCCATCAGGCAGGCAATCGATGCCTACATGCAGGGCATCCCGCTCGACGAGTACGCCAAGAGCCACAAGGAGCTCGCCAGGGCCCTTGAAAAGTGGGGTCACGTCACCCCTGTCTGACCGGTTTGACGGCTTTTTTCTTCCATTTTCGTCTTCCGTTCAACTTTTCAGCCGGAGGAGATTTAACAGCTGAGGGCCTTCTTTTCTTGGTGGGAATCATGGTTCATCCGGGTGGATTCTTGGAGGTAATCACAGGTCCGATGTTCGCTGGAAAAACGACCGAGCTGATAAAGCGCATCGAGAGGCAGATGTTCGCGAAAAGGAAGGCGGCACTGTTCAAACCGGCCATCGACAACAGGTATTCCGAGGACGAGGTTGTTGCGCACAATGGTCTCCGGTACGAAGCCTTTGTCATTCCGACCGATGAGGAAGGGGTTGACAGGATAGTGGAGATAACAAAGAGAGAGGGCTACGAGGTCATAGGCATTGACGAGGTTCAGTTCTTTCCCATGACCATCGTAGAGGCTCTTGAGAGGCTCGCCGACGAAGGTGTCTACGTCATCGCCAGCGGACTCAACCTGGACTTCAAGGGAGACCCCTTCCCGGTTACGAAAGAGCTCCTCGTGAGGGCGGACAGCATAGTTTACCTCACCGCCGTGTGCACGGTCTGCGGAAGGCCTGCAACGCGGAGCCAGCGCCTCATAGACGGAAAGCCTGCCCCCCGGGATTCACCCGTCATCCTCGTCGGCGGAAGCGAGAGTTACGAGGCCAGATGCAGGGAGCACCACGAGGTTCCTAACTCTGAATGACCCTGCTCCACGTGTTCGTGTCCTTGAGCCCGTGCCCGGTTGCCACAACGACGACGCTCTCTCCCCTCTCTATCACACCTTCCTCCCGCATCTTTTCAGCGAGTGCCAGAGCCGTGGCCGACGATGGTTCAACGAAAAGTCCCTCCCTTCCGAGGAGCATTCCGGCTTTGGCGGCGTCTTCGTTTGTAACTGTGCCGAGATGACCGCCGCTTTCCCTGATTGCCCTGAGAACGTTCTCCCCGTCCACGGGCACCTTGACGGCTATGGCGCTCGCAATAGTGGGCACCTTTTTGGTTATCTTCTCGATGGGTTTTCCGGTCTCCCATGCCCTGACTATTGCGTCGTAGCCCTCTATCTGAACTCCCGCTATTCTGGGAAGCTGGTCTATCAGGCCGACCCTCCGGAACTCTTTGAGTCCCTTCCATATGGCCCTCAGGTGGGTGCCGGCACCTATGGGCACTATTATCCAGTCGGGAACCTTGAAATGGAGCTGGTCGATGATTTCAAAGCCCGTGGTCTTTTGTCCCTCGACCCTGAAGTGGTAGTTCCCGGTCAGATAGTAGCCCTCCTCCGCGGCTCTTCTCTCCGCCTCGGCCAGCGCCTCGTCGTAGGTCTTTCCGAAGACATCCACTTTGGCCCCGTACATTCTGGCCTGAAGGAGCTTGCCCTCCGGCGTGCCCTCGGGGACCACTATCGTCACCTCAAGCCCCGCCTTTGCACCGTACGCGCTTATGGATGCCGCCATGTTGCCCGTCGATGCCACTATGACCCTCCGAGCATGGAACTCTAGGGCCTTGGTTATTTCGACGCTTGAACCCCTGTCCTTGAAGGCCCCCGTTGGGTTTTCACCCTCGTTCTTGATGTACAGTCTGGAGATCCCGAGCTTCTCTTCGAGCCGTTTTACGCGGTACAGCCTGGTGCCCCCCTCGTTCAGGGTGACGACCTTTCTCAGATTTGAGACCGGGAGGAACATCCAGTACTTCCACATGTGGGGGTGCTCCCTGAACCAGGAATCGTTATCCTGAAGAATCTCGGCTATATCCTCGTAGTGATACCGAACGTCCAATGGGGAGCCGCATTTCCTGCACTTGTAAACCCCACACGCGAGGGAGTACTCCTCACCGCACCCTGTGCAGACCATCTTTGCCGCGAACATGGCTATCACCGGTACTGGTTTCAACGACGCCTTTTAAACCTGAAGCCGACCGAAAAGCTTAAAGTAATCTTTTCTTACATCAAGTTAGGGAAAGGGGGTGAGAGCATGGAGTCAAATAAGAAAATGGGAAGGCTGCTTGACATCCTCGGAAACGAGACGCGGCGAAGGATACTCATCCTGCTCACCAAGAGACCGTACTTCGTGAGCGAGCTCAGCCAGGAGCTTGGAGTGGGCCAGAAGGCCGTCCTTGAGCATCTCAGGATACTTGAGAGTGCGGGCCTCATTGAGGGCAGGACGGAGAAAATCCCCCGCGGCAGGCCTAGGAAGTACTACACCATAAAGCGCGGCTTCCGCCTTGAGGTTCTGCTCACGCCCTATGCGTTCGGCACGGAGATGTACGAGCCCAAAGCCCCAAGGCAGACAAAGGAGTACGCTCAGGCCAGAGCGCTCATAAAGTCCACCGAACCGACTGAGGCAAAGATAGATGAGCTGCTGACCTTTCTGACGGAGATACAGGAGAGGATAGAGGAAATCATCAGGACGAAGCAGGAGCTGGAGGAAGTTCGCCTCCTCACGGAGACCTACATTGAGAACCTGTTCCGCCGCATCGCCCAGGAGAACGAGAGGGAATTCGAGAGGCTTGTGAAGGAGTTCAGGACGAGACTTCCAAAGAAAATACTCGAAGACTTGGAAGACTTTTAGGAAGCAGCTCGAAGGGAATAAATCCTAGAAAAGGGCCTCAGAGCATCTTGCCCTCTTCCTTCATCCTCACGAGCCTGGTTATGTAGCCTGCTATCCTGTTCCTGATGGTCTTGCTGGTGACGTTGGTGAGCTCCTCGACCTTTTTCTTGTTGTGCTCGAAGTCCCTGGTGAACTCGTTCGGGTAGCGGTCAAACAGCTCGCGGGCAACCCTCTTGATGAACGTCTGCTTGATGTTTCCCATCATCAATCCCCCCGTTAGCTTGATTCTGACAACCGTAACTCACAATCATGGAAGGCCTTTTAAAAGTTTTCCCGAAGGGAGAGGCAGTTCAAATCCCCTTTTTCAGCTTTGTGATTGCGGTGTCCAACAGGTCGCCGCTGGTTTTCTTTGGGTATCTGATCCCCAGGGAGTTTATCCTTACTATGGAGAACCCAATGTGCACTCTAACGAGACCCCTGAAAAGGCGTCCCCACCTCACAGTATCACCTGTCATAGTATTTTTTGTCTATCTTTAAAAAGTTTTTCATAAATTCTTCAGCCGTCCAGAGGTTTATAAACCCACGCTCCAACTCGGAACCATGCTGAGGGAAGTCATCCATTGCAGGGGCCACGAGAACGTCAGGGCGACGCATAAATCCACCCTTGAGTTCACGAAGGAGGACTATCTCACACCCCGCGGGGACTGCATACTCTGCATCGGGGCGGATAAGGGAATAGACGACCTCAGCGATGAGTTTAAAGCCGCCCTGAGGGCCGGAAAGAAGCTTCTCATCAGGATAAAAGTTGGAGAACTGGTGGACGAGGTTCTCGCCGAGGGGAGTCCGGGGCTGGTGCTTGACCACCCCTGTTCGATGGTCGTCCGGAAGAGCGAGTACATCGACGCCAGAACCCTCGCGATAAGGGCGAACAAGGCCGCAAGGGACATTGACAGGAAAATAGTGGAGCTCCTGAAGAGCCCCAGAACCACCGCCGAGGTTGAGCTGATAATCCTAGATTAAACACCTTCCCTTCTCCACCCGCCGATTGCGAGCCCCACGTACCTATCGGCGCCGCCGTAGTAGAGGTAGCGTTTTCCATCGTGTTCTATCATGGCCTCCGCGAACACCACGTTGTCAACCCATCCGTGGAGCTCCCAGTCGAAGGTCGGCTTGAGGATTGGGCTCTCGGTTCTCCAGATGAGCCTTCTCGGGTCTTCGCGGTCGAAGAGGGCCGCGTGCGTGTAGTAGACGAGCTTCCCGTCCTCGTGGAAGGCTTCGCTGTGTATCAGGAGTATCCCGTCCTCCGTGAGGATTGGTGCGGGTCCGGGCTCAACGAGGTGCCCCCTCGGCCTCATGACGGGCTCCCTCTCGTACTCCCAGTGGATGAGGTCCTTTGAATGGGCAAGCCAGACATTGGAGTCACCGAAGTACATTATGTAATGTCCCTTGAACGGACCGGACTTCATCTTTTCCGTCAGTATCGCCCCGCTCTTGGTCCAGTTCTCGGTGGTGTTTTTCTGAGCCGGGAACTCCTCAAAAACCACCCCGTGCTTCTTCCAGTTCAGCAGGTTCTTCGAGGTGGCGATGCAGAGGCGTGCCGTCCTTCCATCGTAGCCGGTGTAGGTCATGTAGTAGGTCTTTCCGACTCTCACGACGCGGGGATCCTCAACGCCGAGGCTCTCCCACTCGTATTCAGGCTCCATAACAGGCTCCGGGTGCCTGATGAAGTTGATGCCGTCTTCGCTCAGCGCCAGCCCTATTTTTCCGGTTATCTCTTCCCCCTTCGCCTCCGCACGGTAGAGCATGACCACCTTTCCCCTCCTCTTGACCACCGCAGGGTTGTAGACGTTCTTTGAGTCGAATCCTTCATCTGACGGGGAAAGCACGGGTTTTGGGAGTTTTTCAAACCTGAACTCATAGGGGCTCAACGCTAACACCTCCGTCAGCAACTACGAGGTATCTCCTTCCCCCGAATGAAGCACCCCTCAGGACGATGTTCATTCCCTCCGCCGGCCGGAGGGTGAGCCCGTCCCCCGCCTCCATTCCCAGCGCGGCCGTAACGAATGCAAAAACGCTCGCCGCGCTCCAAACCTGGGGGGAGTTAGCCCTCGGGACGGGAACGAGCTCGTTCAGGCCGCTGTACAGCTCCGGAAGCTCCCTTTCCGGCAGAAGCTTCGCGGCCGCAAAAATCCTATCGGCCAGCTCCTTTGCGAGGTCTGTCCTTCCGATTCTAGACAGTCCTAGGGCTATCAGCGCGTTGTCGTGCGGCCACACGCTTCCTCTGTGGTAGCTGAACGGGTTGTAGGCTTTCTCTCTGGTACTGAGGGTTCTTATCCCGTACCGGGAAAGCATGTCCGGCTGGAAGAGCCTCTCTGCGAGTTCCTCATCGTGCTCCGCTATCCCAGTCAGGAGCAGATGCCCCATGTTCGAGGAGACGACCCTGAGTGGCCTTCCCTCCCCGTCCAGCGCGAGGGCGTAGTAGCCGCCGACCCAGAAGTCGCGGTTGAACCTTCTTCTGAGCCGCTCCGCCTCCGTGAGGAGGGTCTTCTCAGCGATGTCTGTCAGCTCAAGCTCCCCCGCAAGTTTGAGCGCCCAGTAGGCGTAGCCCTGCACCTCGACGAGCGCTATCGGTGGCTCAGGGACGCTTCCGTTTTCGTCAACTATCCCATCTTTTGAATCCTTCCACCCCTTGTTGCCGAGTATCCCAGGAACGTAGGTTATGTAGCCGTCATCTTCGAGCTTTCCAAGCATCCACTCGACGGCGGCGGTGAGGTTTGGCCTCAGTTCCTCAATCACTTCTCTGTTCCCGGTCCAGCGCAGGTACTCGCCCGCCAGCGCCACGTAGAGTGGGGTGGCATCGACAGTGCCGTAGTAAGGGGCGAAGGGAACCTTTCCGGACTGGGCGAGCTCCCCAAGGCGGAACTCGTGCGGTATCTTTCCGGGTTCTTCCTCGTTCTTTGGGTTGGTCCCCCTTCCCTGGAGCCGCCCGAAGAGCCTCAGCGTGCCGGCGGCGTATTCCGGGTAGTACGGCAGGAGAAAGAGTGAGGTTATTATCGCGTCCCTTCCGAAGGGACAGGCGAAGTACGGAATACCTGCTAGGGGAACCGGCCCGAAGCGGGTGAAGAGCGTCAGGGCGTTAATGTTCTCGACGGCCCTTTCAAATATCCCGTCGATAGCGGGTGAGCCGGTGAAGGCAACGTTTTTTATCGTTTTTCTTTTCTCAGCTAGTATCTCCGAGACCCTGCCTTCGATTTTCGGGATGAAGCGGACGTAGAGGACGGCCTTTTCGAGGGGCGGTATCGTGAGCTTCGCCCTCAGGACGCTTCCATTCCTTTCCATGTTGGTCTCAATGAAGAGGCTCCTCCTTCCAGCTGGGCTCTCCTTCAGGTGCGCTCCCCCCGCTGGGGCTATCGCCTCTCCACCCGTCAGCCCCATGAAGCCCCTGACCTGGAATATGTCCTCCAGGGGCGCCTCGTAGGAGTATCTGACCTCGACCCTGAGCGGTTCGGGGGAGGTGTTGTAGAAAGAGAATCTTTCCTCGTAAATCCCGTCCAGCGTTCTCAGCCTCACCAGAATTCCACGTTCGCCGAGGGAGAAGTGCGAAACCGCCCGGGTGAACGTCGAGGATGCCCCGATGAAGCCCGGTTCTGGAAACGTCTCAAGCCTTGCCCTCCTGACGAACCGGGTGTCGAGAAAATAAAAGCCGTCGTAATGGGAGGGCATGTCCCCCCTCTCATCGCTCAGGACGAAGGCCCCGTTGCCAGCCAGGATGGTTCTCATGGACTACCCCTCAAGGAAGGATTTTACCTCCCTTGAGTCCTCAAGGTTTATTGCCTTTACCCCCCAGAGCCTCGCGGTAAAGCGGAGCTCCTCGGTGTAGTTGCCTGGAACCAGTGAGAGGTGGTTGGCCCCCATGGCCGAGATGAAGGTTTCTTTGTCGAGCGGGTTCTTTATGGCCGTATGCGGCCACTGTTTGCCCCACTTGAGCTTTGATTCCATATCCTCCGTTATCTCGACGCCCTCCGCGAGGAAGTAGAGGATGTAGTACTCTCCCCCGCGGCGTATGAGCCTCGCCACGGTGAACTCCGCCGGCGGGGTTCTGTACGTCAGTGCCCCGCCGCTCGCCCCCTGGCACTGCCCCTGGATCGTGGTGGCCTTGAGGTTCTCCTCGGGGTTCTCGCTCAGCCTCGCATAGTAGAGCGATGACGCCCCGCAGTTAGCTATCATGACGACCTCATCGTCCACGTACTTTATGTCCCCGAAGAGTGGTGGCTTCCCGCTCAGGTAGAAGAGGAGCGCCGAGCTTATCGTGCCCTTGACGTCGCCCTCGCAGGTGGCGGGGATTACCTCCTTCTTGCCCTCGGCATCGCGGCTGAACGGGAACAGCGCGGGAATCAGGCAGGCGGTGACGCCGTAAACCTCGCTCAGCTCCGGCTGGCACTTTATCGAGACGGCCGAAACATCCGCCTGCTCGCCCCAGCTCTCCTTTGCGGCGAGATAGATGGCTATCTGCCTCCTCAACGCCTCGGGTGTGAGCATGATGTCGTCAAACTCCACGGTCGTCTCCTGGGTCAGCCAGTCGTAGAACTCTTCCACGCGGACCCTCAGCTTTTCGTCCGAGAGCAGCTTCTCTGCCCTCCTTACCAGAACGTACTGGTCGAGCATTATGAAGTCACCGACGATTCTCTTAAGCCTCGGCAGGTCGTCCATGAGGTGCTCCATCCCGAGGGTGTACGGTGCACCCCAGAGGAGCAGGGACTTCCTGGAGAGCCTGGCCACCGCTTCGACGGCCCTCGCCCATGCCTTTACCTTCTCGACGTCGCCCTTGAGGCGGACGTGGTTCAGCGCGTACTCGTTCACGGAGCTCTCCCACAGCGAAGCCCCTACCGAGGTGACGCACGTGGTTCCGGCCCAGGCCGGGTCATCGTCGGCGTAGAGGAGTAGCGGCCTCTTCGCTTCTCTCACCATCGCCGTGACCAGGTTGCTCTCCGTCCAGTGCCATATGCCGGCTATAACCCCGCTGACACCCCTTCCGGCTATCATCTGACCGGCCCTGAAGCTCTCCTCCATCGAATCTATCCCGAAGTTTCTTCCGGCTTCGAGGGCCTCATATTTTCCAAGCCTCTCGTTCACGTCGAGAACTTCAAAGCCGGCCTTTCTCAGCTCCTCGATGAGGGTGGAGTGCTTCTCCATCAGGGCCTTCTCGCGCTCAATCGAGAGGGCCGTTGGCCGGGGGTCAGTGAACGTTACTACGGCTATCATGGATACCACCTCAGAATATTGCTTTTCCTGTGTTTTTGTTGAAGATGTGGGCTTTGTTCATGTCGAAGACGACGTCGATTTCGTGTCCTTCTTTGACTTTGGATTCTGACCTGAAGGAGCCTAAGAACGTTACTCCGCCAACGTGCAGGTGGACGATCTTCTCGCTTCCAAGGTTCTCGATGATGTCCACTCTTGCGCGCACCATGTTCTCGTCGGGAATCTTTACCTGGGCGAACATTGCGTCGTAAATGTCCTCCGGGCGAATACCAAAGATTACTTCCCTTCCGATTAGGTTTTCCTCCCTTAAAACTTCAAGTTGGTCGGGCAGGAGTTTGAGCTTGAATTCTCCGAAGTCGGCGAAACCGTCCTCGGTTATTGTTGCGTCCATGAAGTTCATTGGTGGGCTTCCAATGAAGCCTGCTACAAAAGTGTTGGCTGGTTTATCGTAAACTTCTTCTGGCGAGCCGACTTGTTGTAGGACGCCTGCGTTTATGACTGCTATTCTATCACCCATTGTCATGGCCTCGACCTGGTCGTGGGTGACGTAGATTGTGGTAACGCCGAGTTGTTTTTGGAGTTTTTTTAACTCGGCGCGCATTTTAACCCTGAGTTTTGCGTCCAAATTGCTTAAGGGCTCGTCCATAAGGAAGACCTGCGGCTTTCTGACTATTGCCCTGCCTAAAGCCACGCGTTGTCTTTGTCCTCCGGAGAGCTCCCTGGGTTTTCTTTTGAGTAATTCTGTCAGGCCGAGCATTTCGGCGACTTCTCTTACTCTTTGGTCGATTTCTTGTTTGGGGATTTTTCTGAGTTTTAG
This is a stretch of genomic DNA from Thermococcus sp.. It encodes these proteins:
- a CDS encoding thymidine kinase, yielding MVHPGGFLEVITGPMFAGKTTELIKRIERQMFAKRKAALFKPAIDNRYSEDEVVAHNGLRYEAFVIPTDEEGVDRIVEITKREGYEVIGIDEVQFFPMTIVEALERLADEGVYVIASGLNLDFKGDPFPVTKELLVRADSIVYLTAVCTVCGRPATRSQRLIDGKPAPRDSPVILVGGSESYEARCREHHEVPNSE
- the thrC gene encoding threonine synthase is translated as MFAAKMVCTGCGEEYSLACGVYKCRKCGSPLDVRYHYEDIAEILQDNDSWFREHPHMWKYWMFLPVSNLRKVVTLNEGGTRLYRVKRLEEKLGISRLYIKNEGENPTGAFKDRGSSVEITKALEFHARRVIVASTGNMAASISAYGAKAGLEVTIVVPEGTPEGKLLQARMYGAKVDVFGKTYDEALAEAERRAAEEGYYLTGNYHFRVEGQKTTGFEIIDQLHFKVPDWIIVPIGAGTHLRAIWKGLKEFRRVGLIDQLPRIAGVQIEGYDAIVRAWETGKPIEKITKKVPTIASAIAVKVPVDGENVLRAIRESGGHLGTVTNEDAAKAGMLLGREGLFVEPSSATALALAEKMREEGVIERGESVVVVATGHGLKDTNTWSRVIQS
- a CDS encoding ArsR family transcriptional regulator is translated as MESNKKMGRLLDILGNETRRRILILLTKRPYFVSELSQELGVGQKAVLEHLRILESAGLIEGRTEKIPRGRPRKYYTIKRGFRLEVLLTPYAFGTEMYEPKAPRQTKEYAQARALIKSTEPTEAKIDELLTFLTEIQERIEEIIRTKQELEEVRLLTETYIENLFRRIAQENEREFERLVKEFRTRLPKKILEDLEDF
- a CDS encoding 30S ribosomal protein S17e; this encodes MGNIKQTFIKRVARELFDRYPNEFTRDFEHNKKKVEELTNVTSKTIRNRIAGYITRLVRMKEEGKML
- a CDS encoding DUF371 domain-containing protein, which gives rise to MLREVIHCRGHENVRATHKSTLEFTKEDYLTPRGDCILCIGADKGIDDLSDEFKAALRAGKKLLIRIKVGELVDEVLAEGSPGLVLDHPCSMVVRKSEYIDARTLAIRANKAARDIDRKIVELLKSPRTTAEVELIILD
- a CDS encoding glycoside hydrolase family 130 protein, with product MSPYEFRFEKLPKPVLSPSDEGFDSKNVYNPAVVKRRGKVVMLYRAEAKGEEITGKIGLALSEDGINFIRHPEPVMEPEYEWESLGVEDPRVVRVGKTYYMTYTGYDGRTARLCIATSKNLLNWKKHGVVFEEFPAQKNTTENWTKSGAILTEKMKSGPFKGHYIMYFGDSNVWLAHSKDLIHWEYEREPVMRPRGHLVEPGPAPILTEDGILLIHSEAFHEDGKLVYYTHAALFDREDPRRLIWRTESPILKPTFDWELHGWVDNVVFAEAMIEHDGKRYLYYGGADRYVGLAIGGWRREGV
- a CDS encoding glycogen debranching N-terminal domain-containing protein, whose protein sequence is MRTILAGNGAFVLSDERGDMPSHYDGFYFLDTRFVRRARLETFPEPGFIGASSTFTRAVSHFSLGERGILVRLRTLDGIYEERFSFYNTSPEPLRVEVRYSYEAPLEDIFQVRGFMGLTGGEAIAPAGGAHLKESPAGRRSLFIETNMERNGSVLRAKLTIPPLEKAVLYVRFIPKIEGRVSEILAEKRKTIKNVAFTGSPAIDGIFERAVENINALTLFTRFGPVPLAGIPYFACPFGRDAIITSLFLLPYYPEYAAGTLRLFGRLQGRGTNPKNEEEPGKIPHEFRLGELAQSGKVPFAPYYGTVDATPLYVALAGEYLRWTGNREVIEELRPNLTAAVEWMLGKLEDDGYITYVPGILGNKGWKDSKDGIVDENGSVPEPPIALVEVQGYAYWALKLAGELELTDIAEKTLLTEAERLRRRFNRDFWVGGYYALALDGEGRPLRVVSSNMGHLLLTGIAEHDEELAERLFQPDMLSRYGIRTLSTREKAYNPFSYHRGSVWPHDNALIALGLSRIGRTDLAKELADRIFAAAKLLPERELPELYSGLNELVPVPRANSPQVWSAASVFAFVTAALGMEAGDGLTLRPAEGMNIVLRGASFGGRRYLVVADGGVSVEPL
- a CDS encoding L-fucose/L-arabinose isomerase family protein, whose translation is MIAVVTFTDPRPTALSIEREKALMEKHSTLIEELRKAGFEVLDVNERLGKYEALEAGRNFGIDSMEESFRAGQMIAGRGVSGVIAGIWHWTESNLVTAMVREAKRPLLLYADDDPAWAGTTCVTSVGASLWESSVNEYALNHVRLKGDVEKVKAWARAVEAVARLSRKSLLLWGAPYTLGMEHLMDDLPRLKRIVGDFIMLDQYVLVRRAEKLLSDEKLRVRVEEFYDWLTQETTVEFDDIMLTPEALRRQIAIYLAAKESWGEQADVSAVSIKCQPELSEVYGVTACLIPALFPFSRDAEGKKEVIPATCEGDVKGTISSALLFYLSGKPPLFGDIKYVDDEVVMIANCGASSLYYARLSENPEENLKATTIQGQCQGASGGALTYRTPPAEFTVARLIRRGGEYYILYFLAEGVEITEDMESKLKWGKQWPHTAIKNPLDKETFISAMGANHLSLVPGNYTEELRFTARLWGVKAINLEDSREVKSFLEG
- a CDS encoding ABC transporter ATP-binding protein, with amino-acid sequence MADVRLVNVWKRFGDFAAVKDMNLHVKDGEFMILLGPSGCGKTTTLRMISGLEEPTKGQIYIGDKLVADPEKGVFVPPKDRDIAMVFQSYALYPHMTVYDNIAFPLKLRKIPKQEIDQRVREVAEMLGLTELLKRKPRELSGGQRQRVALGRAIVRKPQVFLMDEPLSNLDAKLRVKMRAELKKLQKQLGVTTIYVTHDQVEAMTMGDRIAVINAGVLQQVGSPEEVYDKPANTFVAGFIGSPPMNFMDATITEDGFADFGEFKLKLLPDQLEVLREENLIGREVIFGIRPEDIYDAMFAQVKIPDENMVRARVDIIENLGSEKIVHLHVGGVTFLGSFRSESKVKEGHEIDVVFDMNKAHIFNKNTGKAIF